One window of the Candidatus Chryseobacterium colombiense genome contains the following:
- a CDS encoding peptidylprolyl isomerase, whose protein sequence is MINKLKITFLFGIFMLIFSANINAQLKKGQLVDGISAVIGDEIVLESDVEEQMNYGKQQGISNVNKCEFLENLINNKLLVYQAKRDTLIENRSASIKEGANAKYQQLLSQFPDEKTMLAAYKFRNAYEMKNTIEKIDTDQYYGQAKYQRITEKADVTPNEVTDFYNMYKTQLPEIKDEVSLGQIMMYPKLTEAHKQELINRLKKVKQDILGGESFESQARIYSEDEGSAVNGGLMKNIYKGQMVKPFEAAALNLQEGEISDPIESEFGYHIIQLVKKTGKMYDARHILLMGTPTDEEIKTAKKKLDSIRTLIVDGKISFKDAAFRFSDDKRTKFNGGLVPGADGSSKIERESIPGTITYELAGLKKGDITTAFEDAENKRKVVKIIKIEDEIPSHKITLETDYDRIKQLALNKKKNEMIEKYVNSKLPTTFISIDGRYDSCSFKGNWKKESLKK, encoded by the coding sequence ATGATAAATAAACTAAAAATCACTTTTCTTTTTGGGATTTTCATGCTGATTTTTTCTGCTAACATAAATGCTCAGCTAAAGAAGGGACAGTTAGTAGACGGTATTTCAGCGGTAATAGGAGATGAAATTGTTCTAGAATCTGATGTAGAAGAGCAAATGAATTATGGAAAGCAACAGGGAATTTCCAATGTAAACAAATGTGAGTTTTTGGAAAACTTAATTAATAACAAACTTTTAGTATATCAGGCTAAAAGAGATACGTTAATTGAGAACCGTTCTGCATCTATAAAAGAAGGTGCAAATGCGAAATATCAGCAGTTACTTTCTCAGTTTCCGGACGAAAAAACGATGTTGGCAGCTTATAAGTTCAGAAATGCTTATGAAATGAAGAATACGATCGAGAAAATTGATACCGATCAGTATTACGGACAGGCTAAATATCAGAGAATTACAGAAAAAGCTGACGTTACTCCAAATGAAGTAACAGACTTCTACAATATGTACAAGACACAATTGCCGGAAATTAAAGACGAAGTGTCTTTAGGGCAAATCATGATGTACCCTAAATTGACGGAAGCTCATAAGCAAGAATTAATCAATAGACTAAAAAAAGTAAAACAGGATATTCTTGGAGGTGAAAGCTTTGAGAGCCAGGCAAGAATTTATTCAGAAGACGAAGGTTCTGCAGTAAACGGAGGTTTGATGAAGAACATTTATAAAGGTCAGATGGTAAAGCCTTTCGAAGCAGCAGCATTAAACCTGCAGGAAGGTGAGATCTCAGACCCGATAGAATCTGAATTTGGTTACCACATTATCCAACTGGTGAAAAAGACAGGGAAAATGTATGATGCAAGACACATCTTGTTGATGGGTACTCCTACAGACGAGGAAATCAAGACTGCTAAAAAGAAACTGGATAGTATCAGAACCCTTATTGTGGATGGAAAAATCAGCTTTAAAGATGCGGCATTCAGATTTTCAGATGATAAGAGAACTAAATTCAACGGAGGGTTAGTTCCTGGAGCAGACGGTTCAAGTAAAATTGAAAGAGAAAGTATCCCGGGAACCATTACTTACGAGTTGGCAGGTCTTAAAAAAGGAGATATTACAACAGCTTTTGAAGATGCAGAAAACAAAAGAAAAGTTGTGAAAATCATCAAGATTGAAGATGAAATTCCTTCTCACAAGATTACCTTAGAAACAGATTACGACAGGATAAAGCAGTTAGCTCTCAATAAAAAGAAAAATGAAATGATCGAAAAGTATGTGAATTCAAAACTGCCGACTACATTTATTTCGATTGATGGCCGATATGATTCTTGTAGTTTCAAAGGAAACTGGAAAAAAGAATCCCTTAAAAAATAA
- a CDS encoding PfkB family carbohydrate kinase: MKLLVVGSVAFDAIETPFGKTDKILGGAATYIGITSSILGVKSGIVSVVGGDFPQEYLDMFTDRDVNIEGIEIVKEGKTFFWAGKYHNDLNTRDTLATEVNVLENFDPKIPDSMQDAEILLLGNLHPGVQLSVLEKMNKRPQLVILDTMNFWMDTAWDILMDMIAKTDVITINDEEARQLSGEYSLVKAAKKIHTMGPKYVIIKKGEHGALLFHDNNVFAIPALPLEEVFDPTGAGDTFAGGFAAYLAKKGKIDFETMKSALIVGSAMASFTVEKFGTERIQEVEESDMFSRLRQFKELTTFDVELQ; encoded by the coding sequence ATGAAACTTTTAGTTGTAGGAAGTGTTGCATTTGATGCAATTGAAACACCATTTGGTAAAACAGATAAAATCTTAGGAGGTGCAGCCACTTATATCGGAATCACATCGTCTATCTTAGGAGTGAAATCCGGAATCGTTTCTGTAGTAGGAGGAGATTTTCCGCAGGAATATCTTGATATGTTTACAGACAGAGATGTAAATATTGAAGGAATTGAAATCGTAAAAGAAGGAAAAACATTCTTCTGGGCAGGAAAATACCATAATGATCTGAACACAAGAGATACATTAGCTACTGAAGTCAACGTTTTAGAGAACTTTGATCCGAAAATTCCGGATTCTATGCAGGATGCTGAGATTTTGCTGTTAGGAAACCTTCATCCGGGAGTTCAGTTGTCTGTTCTTGAAAAAATGAACAAACGTCCGCAACTTGTTATTCTTGATACCATGAATTTCTGGATGGATACAGCTTGGGATATTTTGATGGATATGATTGCTAAAACTGATGTAATCACTATTAATGATGAAGAAGCAAGACAACTTTCAGGAGAATATTCTTTGGTGAAAGCTGCTAAAAAAATCCATACCATGGGGCCGAAATATGTGATCATTAAAAAAGGAGAGCACGGAGCTTTACTTTTCCATGATAATAACGTTTTTGCCATTCCTGCATTACCTTTAGAAGAAGTTTTTGATCCAACAGGAGCGGGAGATACTTTTGCAGGAGGTTTTGCTGCTTATCTTGCTAAAAAAGGTAAAATTGATTTTGAAACTATGAAGTCTGCATTAATCGTAGGATCTGCAATGGCGTCATTTACCGTTGAGAAATTCGGAACGGAAAGAATTCAGGAAGTGGAAGAATCTGATATGTTCAGCCGATTGAGACAATTCAAAGAATTGACAACTTTTGATGTTGAACTACAATAA
- a CDS encoding helix-turn-helix transcriptional regulator: protein MKIYQKIREYSKEKGETMKDIATAYGVTPQSIQLYFSGKNAMPLNFLAWYIETHPDLDLYALFDKKQQNIVAEPKPTYQKKVNKQDVIDKIVAILEDEL, encoded by the coding sequence ATGAAAATATACCAGAAGATACGAGAATACAGCAAAGAAAAGGGAGAAACCATGAAGGATATCGCCACTGCTTATGGCGTGACACCGCAATCTATCCAACTTTATTTCTCTGGGAAAAATGCAATGCCTCTTAATTTTTTAGCATGGTATATTGAAACCCATCCAGATTTGGACCTATATGCTCTGTTTGATAAAAAACAACAAAATATTGTTGCAGAACCAAAGCCCACTTATCAAAAGAAAGTAAATAAGCAGGACGTTATTGATAAAATCGTAGCCATCCTTGAAGATGAACTGTAA
- a CDS encoding nitronate monooxygenase, whose product MSNFIDFNSAKKLHEMQQSQNRITQLFDIQYPIIQAGMIWHSGWRLASAVSNCGGLGLIGAGSMYPDVLRENIQKCKQATDKPFGVNVPMLYPNLDEVIQIILEEGVKIVFTSAGNPKTYTETLQKEGLKVAHVVSSTKFAMKCEDAGVDAIVAEGFEAGGHNGRDETTTFCLIPNVKKHISKPLIAAGGIALGSQIKAAMILGADGVQIGSRFAATVEASAHENWKRKITELKEGDTHLTLKELAPVRMVKNKFFNELEEIYNVGRNKESLIASLGRARAKKGMFEGDMEDGELEIGQVSALIDDILPVDTVFRNLLKEFEAAHNPSL is encoded by the coding sequence ATGAGTAACTTTATAGATTTCAATTCAGCTAAAAAACTTCATGAAATGCAGCAGAGTCAAAATAGAATCACGCAACTTTTTGATATACAATATCCTATTATTCAGGCAGGAATGATTTGGCATTCCGGATGGAGATTGGCTTCCGCGGTTTCTAATTGTGGTGGTTTAGGATTAATAGGCGCGGGAAGTATGTATCCGGATGTTTTAAGAGAAAACATCCAGAAATGTAAACAGGCTACAGATAAACCTTTTGGAGTAAATGTACCTATGCTGTATCCGAATCTGGATGAAGTGATTCAGATTATTTTGGAAGAAGGGGTAAAGATTGTATTTACTTCCGCAGGAAATCCGAAAACTTATACAGAAACCCTTCAGAAAGAAGGTTTAAAAGTAGCTCACGTAGTTTCTTCTACCAAATTTGCAATGAAATGTGAAGATGCAGGCGTGGATGCAATAGTAGCCGAAGGTTTTGAAGCAGGAGGTCACAACGGAAGAGATGAAACCACTACATTTTGTTTAATTCCCAACGTAAAAAAGCATATTTCCAAGCCATTAATTGCTGCAGGAGGAATTGCATTAGGTTCTCAGATAAAGGCCGCCATGATTCTCGGTGCAGATGGGGTTCAGATCGGTTCCCGTTTTGCAGCAACTGTAGAAGCAAGTGCTCATGAAAACTGGAAACGAAAAATCACCGAACTCAAGGAAGGAGATACTCATTTAACATTAAAAGAACTGGCACCTGTAAGGATGGTTAAAAATAAGTTCTTTAATGAATTGGAAGAGATTTACAACGTAGGAAGAAATAAAGAATCTTTAATCGCTTCTCTAGGTCGCGCAAGAGCTAAGAAAGGGATGTTCGAAGGAGATATGGAAGATGGAGAGTTGGAAATCGGGCAGGTTTCAGCTTTAATTGATGATATTCTTCCGGTAGATACTGTTTTCAGAAATTTATTAAAGGAATTTGAAGCAGCACATAATCCAAGCTTATAA
- a CDS encoding TIGR02117 family protein, whose protein sequence is MNVKKMLILLLKILGTVLGVVILYVVLGYLLPFIEVSAKDDGQKKEIPVYIYTNGVHTDIVMPVKNDLQDWSLKLPFNNIRSKKTDYNYIGVGWGDKGFYLDTPTWADLKFSTAFKAAFWLSESAMHCTYYREMKEGEDCKKIMISRSQYQKLVQFVENKFDQDQNGKFILIPTNAMYGDNDAFYDAKGTYSFLYTCNTWANDALKAAEQKAAFWTPSDYGIFLHYK, encoded by the coding sequence ATGAATGTAAAAAAAATGCTGATCCTGCTATTAAAGATATTAGGTACTGTTTTAGGGGTTGTTATTCTCTATGTTGTGTTGGGCTATCTTCTGCCTTTCATTGAAGTCTCTGCAAAAGACGACGGGCAAAAGAAAGAGATCCCGGTGTATATCTATACCAACGGCGTTCATACAGATATTGTAATGCCGGTAAAGAATGATCTGCAGGATTGGAGTCTGAAGCTTCCATTTAATAATATAAGGTCTAAGAAAACGGATTATAATTATATTGGAGTAGGATGGGGAGACAAAGGCTTTTATCTTGATACTCCTACTTGGGCGGATCTGAAGTTTTCCACAGCTTTTAAAGCTGCATTCTGGTTAAGCGAGTCTGCCATGCACTGTACATATTACAGAGAAATGAAGGAAGGGGAAGATTGTAAGAAGATTATGATCAGCAGAAGCCAGTATCAGAAATTAGTACAATTTGTTGAAAATAAGTTTGATCAGGATCAAAACGGGAAATTTATTTTGATTCCTACCAATGCGATGTATGGCGATAATGATGCCTTTTATGATGCTAAAGGTACGTATAGCTTTCTGTATACCTGCAATACCTGGGCAAATGACGCTCTGAAAGCCGCCGAACAAAAAGCTGCTTTCTGGACTCCTTCGGATTACGGAATATTTTTACATTATAAATAA
- a CDS encoding alpha/beta hydrolase, giving the protein MEGKIVDVNGKKLYIEYQNSFQNKPTIVFLHDSLGSAQLWRDFPSKLSEATQCNVLVYDRLGYGKSFPMPTHERENNYMEIEADILNDILNKFNINDVILFGHSDGGTIALITASKYPEKIKAVICEAGHIFVEEVTVKGVKDALEAYQTTNLPERLQKYHGDKVPMMVKAWTEIWLSEKFRSWNIEYLLKNIKSPLLFIQGEADEYGTLDQVEKTISQVSGSAEKLIIPNIGHTPHKETPDVVLNKAAEFIKQQIEI; this is encoded by the coding sequence ATGGAAGGGAAAATAGTTGATGTAAACGGTAAAAAACTTTATATAGAATATCAGAATTCATTTCAAAATAAACCTACCATTGTCTTTTTACACGATTCTTTAGGATCTGCACAGCTTTGGAGGGATTTTCCTTCAAAATTATCCGAAGCTACTCAATGCAACGTTCTTGTCTATGATCGTTTGGGATACGGAAAGTCTTTTCCGATGCCTACTCACGAAAGAGAAAACAATTATATGGAGATCGAAGCGGATATTCTGAATGATATTTTAAATAAATTCAATATCAATGATGTCATTCTTTTCGGGCACAGTGACGGAGGTACGATTGCATTGATTACCGCCTCAAAATACCCTGAAAAAATAAAAGCTGTCATTTGTGAAGCCGGACATATTTTCGTGGAAGAGGTAACCGTAAAAGGAGTAAAAGATGCTTTGGAAGCTTATCAAACAACCAATCTTCCGGAACGTTTGCAGAAATATCATGGTGATAAAGTTCCGATGATGGTAAAAGCATGGACGGAAATCTGGCTGAGCGAAAAATTCAGAAGCTGGAATATTGAGTATCTGCTGAAAAATATTAAAAGTCCGCTGCTTTTTATTCAGGGAGAAGCCGATGAATACGGAACATTAGATCAGGTGGAAAAAACCATTTCGCAGGTAAGCGGAAGCGCAGAAAAATTGATCATTCCCAATATCGGGCACACTCCACATAAAGAAACTCCGGATGTTGTTTTGAATAAAGCAGCTGAATTTATTAAACAACAAATAGAAATTTAA
- the queG gene encoding tRNA epoxyqueuosine(34) reductase QueG, whose amino-acid sequence MNSTAEKYSQLIKAKAKSFGFQNCGISKADFLEEEASRLEKWLKNDFHGEMKYMENHFDKRLDPRLLVEGSKSVISLSYNYFPEEKISALENFKISKYAYAEDYHEVIKEILREMVSELQEEIGEFGFRVFVDSAPVLERSWARKSGIGWVGKNANLITKQSGSFYFLAEIICDLELIPDHPVTDHCGSCRKCIDACPTNAIISEKIIDGSKCISYATIELKNEIPDYFKDKMDDWMFGCDVCQDVCPWNRFSAPNKQSRFQPNEALKNFKKGEWKELTQELFSEIFRKSPVKRTKFAGLKRNIEFLDPSKEKK is encoded by the coding sequence ATGAATTCAACTGCCGAAAAATATTCACAGCTTATTAAAGCCAAAGCTAAAAGTTTTGGATTCCAGAATTGTGGAATTTCGAAAGCAGATTTCCTCGAAGAAGAGGCATCCCGCCTGGAAAAATGGCTAAAGAATGATTTTCATGGCGAGATGAAATACATGGAAAATCATTTCGATAAAAGACTGGATCCGAGATTGTTGGTAGAAGGTTCAAAATCTGTCATTTCACTTTCGTATAATTATTTTCCCGAAGAGAAAATTTCTGCACTGGAGAATTTCAAGATTTCAAAATATGCTTATGCAGAAGATTATCATGAAGTGATTAAAGAAATTCTTCGCGAAATGGTGTCTGAGCTCCAGGAAGAGATCGGAGAATTCGGATTTCGTGTTTTTGTAGATTCGGCACCCGTTTTGGAAAGAAGCTGGGCCAGGAAATCAGGAATAGGATGGGTAGGAAAGAACGCGAATCTGATTACCAAGCAAAGCGGTTCTTTTTACTTTTTGGCAGAAATCATCTGTGATCTAGAGCTTATACCGGATCATCCGGTAACCGATCATTGCGGAAGCTGTAGAAAATGCATTGATGCCTGTCCTACCAACGCCATTATTTCTGAAAAAATTATTGACGGAAGCAAATGTATTTCGTATGCAACCATAGAACTGAAAAACGAAATTCCGGATTATTTCAAAGATAAGATGGATGACTGGATGTTCGGCTGTGACGTTTGTCAGGATGTTTGTCCCTGGAACAGGTTTTCGGCTCCCAATAAACAAAGCAGGTTTCAGCCAAATGAAGCTTTAAAAAACTTTAAAAAAGGAGAATGGAAAGAACTGACCCAGGAATTATTCTCCGAAATCTTCAGAAAATCTCCTGTAAAGAGAACAAAATTCGCAGGTTTGAAAAGAAATATTGAGTTTTTAGACCCTTCCAAAGAGAAAAAATAG
- the gldD gene encoding gliding motility lipoprotein GldD — protein MIKNIIFIFIALVLVSCGKDSVPKPYGELRLEYPAPKYQKFESNCAYTFEYSDFAKITDAKKPCWYYLNYPKMKAKVFITYFPIKNDFVDHLKEAEKMVYEHTVKASSIDTKSFEYPDKKVFGNFYELKGQSASNLQFYITDSTRHFVTGYLYFNTRPKPDSLAPAVNYIKQDMKHLLDTFEWKN, from the coding sequence ATGATTAAAAACATCATTTTTATTTTTATAGCCTTAGTTTTAGTGTCTTGCGGAAAAGACTCTGTTCCCAAGCCTTATGGAGAACTTCGTCTGGAATATCCTGCTCCAAAATATCAGAAATTTGAGAGCAATTGCGCATACACTTTTGAATACTCAGATTTTGCTAAAATTACAGATGCCAAAAAACCATGTTGGTATTATCTGAACTATCCTAAAATGAAGGCTAAAGTATTTATTACCTATTTTCCGATCAAAAATGATTTCGTAGATCATCTGAAAGAAGCTGAGAAAATGGTATATGAGCATACGGTGAAAGCCAGCTCAATCGATACAAAATCATTCGAATATCCTGATAAAAAAGTCTTTGGTAATTTTTATGAACTGAAAGGGCAGAGTGCTTCCAACCTGCAGTTTTATATTACAGACAGCACAAGACATTTTGTAACGGGATATCTTTACTTTAATACAAGACCAAAACCAGACTCATTGGCTCCGGCTGTCAACTATATCAAACAGGATATGAAGCATTTGCTGGATACCTTTGAATGGAAAAATTAA
- a CDS encoding rhodanese-like domain-containing protein, giving the protein MSLAEVIKSGNYELIDVREPMELEMDGNIDGATNIPLGEVEDRQDEILSIEKPVILFCRSGNRSGKALEYLNAQGLKDGYNGGGWADLKATIEANQGTF; this is encoded by the coding sequence ATGTCTTTAGCAGAAGTAATAAAATCAGGAAATTATGAATTGATCGACGTTCGTGAACCTATGGAACTGGAAATGGACGGAAATATTGATGGTGCTACCAATATCCCATTGGGAGAAGTAGAAGACAGACAGGATGAAATTCTTTCTATCGAGAAACCGGTTATCCTATTCTGCAGAAGCGGAAACAGAAGCGGAAAAGCATTAGAATATTTAAATGCTCAAGGTTTGAAAGACGGCTACAATGGTGGCGGTTGGGCAGACCTGAAAGCAACGATCGAAGCAAATCAAGGAACTTTTTAA